CAGTTGggtttgaccccatttggggttttcttggaagagatactggagtgatttctccagctcattttacagatgagcaaagtgggaaaaacagggtgaaatgacttgcccagggtcacccagccagggagtgtgaggccagatttgaactcaaaaagaggagtcttcttgactccagacccagtactctatctaccgATCCAGGGAGCTGCTCCTCTGGCACACAGTACACGCTTAATCAATTCGTGTTGACTTGATCATACCAATGACTTTCGGGTTTGAAACACTCTTTTCAGGCCACCACACCCTAGCAAAGTCAGAGAGTCAACAGgcattgattaagcatctactgtatgccaggctctgtgctgagaACtctggatataaagaaaggcagaaggcaGACCCTGTGCTCAAGGGTTTTACAATTTAactgaaagtgtgtgtgtgtgggagagacaacatgcaaacaaaggGTATAAATGAGttacaaacaggaaaaaattgGAGCTCATCGAAGGGGCAAGGACTGCCTCTCCTTTGCCTGGCAGTCGTTCATCACTTAAATTTTGTTGTGGATCATTCACCTGGCCAGATAAAGCTgggaacaggatttgaactcaggtcccctgacttGAGAGCCAGAGCTCTTGCTAGGGTTCCAAGGTATCTTGGGGAGCAGAGGGTCCAGCCCAGTTCCTCGGATTTCCAAGCCAAGGGTCTGGGGCTCGGCTTAGCTCCCCTCCCCGGCTAAGAATGAGTCCCAGATAAGAACTCACCTTTCTGCAGCCCTGTTAAAACCTGCCAAACACTTTCCCCACAACCTCTCAGTTTAATGCTGTTTACTcccatttgacagaggagaaagctgaggccaGAGAGGGCAGTGCCTTGCCCATAGTCGCTCCTGTGCAGACTTTGTAGGGGGGTTATGGGGAGGGACCCCTCTTCCGAAGATTcaggccagggctggggctgTAATCCACACCGGCAGAGGGAGCTTCCGCTCCAGGAGAGCCCTTCCCTCCCAGCATCCCCACGAGGAGGGAGGTGGGGCCAAgcctgtcttccccattagacagagaaggaaactgaggctggggaggTGGGGTCGGGCAGCTACGCCTCTGTCCCTCCCAGCTTCCATCCCCGCCGGGCAGCCCAGAggattttcctcccttctcccctccctccctccctctttccccggCTGGGGCCCGCTCCCTGCAGCCCAAGCCCGGGCTTGCCCTTGGCCCTGGCCCCGGGGGAAGGAGGCTTACCCGGATGGGCAGCCCCggccttctctctctgtctctgggtcTGCGCCTGGGGGCAGCTCCCGGGCTCCCCACTCTGGGGCTCTGgggctctctcctcccctttccctccctccggTTTCCCTAGGAGTCCAGCCCCCGTTGCCTGGGTGAGTGAAACTGTCATGAAACTGACCCAATCAGCTCCCGCGATGTCACCCCcgctgggagggaggaggaaggaggaggaggggaaagcagGAGGCGTGGAGGGCCTCCCCCAGCCCGGGCCCCTGGcccctcctccccccgccccagctGACCGGCCCGGCGACCAggcttcttccctcccctctccggCCACTCTGATTCTTCCTTCCTCTGGTCCTGCGCTGGCTTCCTCTGCGGACCTGGACCGGGGCCGAGATTGCGAGAGCCTCGACTTCTAGCTAGCCGggctccccccttcccccattcctgccatgggcctccccctcccctcctcccaggcTCGGTTCCAATCCCCTCCCTCCGAGACCCCTTCCAGTGACGGCCACTGTTTACCTTGTATCCACTCGTGGATTTCCTCGTTAGAAGCTAAGCTCCTCCTGGGCAGTTaactttaactttttatttttctttcttccttcacttaataaatgcttattgaccaactTTCTGAATGATCCACGTTGTGcggagtaggaaactgaggcccttggggagtgaagggacttgcccaaggtcaccccaCTTAGATGGGGAGAAGAGACTGGTTTGAACCTGAGCACTCTTTCTCCAAAGCGGACTATTTctaccctctcccttccctccccactttctCACCCACTCCTGCTTGGATGTCTAGGCTGGTCTGGCCCATCTGGAAATTATTCCTCACTTTCTTTGTTCCAGAATGACTCAGTTAAACTTCCATTCTGAGCCCAACACCGACTCATCTTCAGTTAAAAAACAAGAGTGGTTGGCAGGGAATTGTCTTTGGACTTTGACGACTTGGATTTCAAGCCCGCCTTCGACACATTAATTGTGTGTCTcaaagtttcagtttcctcttctgtaaaatggggatacacaGTCTGCTGGTGGTTCAGGGAAAGCCTTTGCCAATTGGAATATTCTCTCCCTGGTCACCTTTACCCCAAGGACCTCCCAGGCTTCCTAAGTGCCAACTAAGGTCCCCCCTTCCCAATCTACAAGAAGCCATCCCCAGTCCCTCTTcgctctctccttctctttctagtCATCTGGTTTGTAGCTTGTTTGTTCCGAGTGGTTTACTTGTCTGTCTCTATTAGATTGTGAAGTCCTTGAGTGCAAggcctgtcttttgtctctttttgtatccctagcaggTAACacactgcctagcacatagtaggtacttaataattgtttgttgactgTTAAGAGaggtatttaataataatagctattatttttgCTGGAACTTGTGAGGTTCTCGGTAGAAGGGACCTCCTAGACTGTCTAACAACCTAAACCTGCAAAATGGCTGGAAATTGTAGGCCAGGTACAGTGGCCTGATGGAAACTGGAGTCCAGTTAAGTACTGAATGAAATTGGGTCCAAGATTCAGTATTTGAATCTTTTGTGTCCTTGGGAAAgttgtttccttctctgggtctcactttcctcatctgtaaagagccCCGAGGTCTCTTTTGGCCCTAAGTCTATGTTCCTAAATTAAAATACTCTTCGAGCATCCTATGGGGACCGCTTGGAAGTCAAgcagtgattttcccagggtcatacaaccagtctGTATTAGAGGCTAGACTTGGCCTTCTGTCTACTCCCCAGTGCTGCCTTTTATGTTTTTGATGTCATGACTATGATTATAAGAATTATGTTTGTGTTGTCTAGTTGTTTTCGTGTcttactctctgtgaccccatttaaggttttcttgacaaagacactggagcggtttgccatttccttcttcagttcgttttacagatgaggaaactgaggcaagggggttaagtgactcaaccagggtcacacagctagaaagtgtctgaggtcaggttttaactcaggaaaatgaatcttcctgactttgggtctAGGGCTCTGTGCCTACCCTCTCATAATAATTATATGCGTAATGAAATAGGGTACTTAGGTGATCCGGTGGCTACAATGccatgcctagagtcaggaatactgaTGGTCCTGAGttaaaacttggcctcagacacccttagctatgtgaccctgagcaagtcactttacctctccatctcagttttctcatctgtaaaatgaactggagaaggaaatgacaaacctctccaatgtctttgccaagaaaacccaaaatggggacATGGAGAGTGAATTAGACTGAAAGGACCTAACGACATTCCCATGGTGATGTATCCCCTAGGGAGCCCCAAGGGGCTAAAGACCAGGGGATGGAGAGGAAGGTCTTCAGATGCAAAATAGGCATCCCCCAATTATTTGAGTCAGATGCTTGAGCAACTCACTTGCATGGAAGAAGACATTTAGCCTTAGAAAGGGCTTCTCGGGCACAGACTGAAGCCCTGTCTTCTCCCAGCGACCTAGCCCTAGACAATCCCAGACCCTGCAGAGTGCTGCTGATCGCCTGAAGTCAATCAGTCTGTCAAACAAATCAACAATTACTGAGCTTACTAAGTATGAGACATTGGTAAattctggggattcaaagaaaggtaaataataaaaagaattaaaatcttCCTGTTTCACATTCTTATGGGGGAgacatgtaaatataaatataggtatatatacacacacaaatatatatatatatgcatatacatacacactcatacatatgttattgctgtgtttgtcctttgttcaggaagaggaccatggcatcagggagataacatgacttgcagttgactttggtctgagtgagggagggctgtgcaaggtcaccagcctcccttcctcctccagagccatctgggtgcagtggccagatattcatcaggagaacTGGCAATGGCCAAGGATGCAACAGTAATAACTGCTGGGGATTGGGAAAaacctcctgcagaaggtaggatttgaggtcagtcaacaaatatcaTGCACATATTAGTGCCAAAGGCTGGAGATACAGACATAAGCAAAGACAAGGTTCCTGCCCTCTAAAGACACACACTCAATAAATGGGAGTTAAttccagagggaaggcaccatgGGGCAGAGATGACCTGGAAAGGCCTCCTGTGGAATGTGGGATTTGAAAGGAGTCCTGAAGAAGTGCAGGGAAACCAGGTTAGATGGAGAGAGTGTGTTCCAAgcatgaaggacagccagtgcaaaggcctGGAATCTGAAGATGATCATCTTTTTAGAGGAAGAGTCAGAAGGCCAATGGAGTTAGATTCTAGAGTCCTGGGGAGGTGAATAAATGGTCCAAAGACTGAACAGATCCTGTTGTGGAGAGGATGGGCAGATTGGGTGAGTGTACAGGAACCATAGTTATGTTTGTAGGTGGCTGGCAAGGAGCTGGCAGACTGGCAGAgactgaagaggagagagatgagaaggaacAGTTCCTGTGGAGtgtggggagaaaaataaaaagtttgctTTGTGGCGGTGTAGGCTCAGTTAAGCTCAGATGTCATCAGTGTGTAATGGGCCCAATCAACCTGGTTCTGTGATTTCCTATTACTCcttcctccccgcccccctccGCAATGAACTGGAGCAAAGAGGTAGAAGGTGGGAGCAATCCAGGGTGGAGGCTTGGCCAGATGGGATCTACAAATAGGGAAAAGAGGGTAGAGAAGAACATGGCGTTCCTTGAGTTGGTTCAACAAGGGGTtgagatggagaagggaggacAGTGTGGCCGGTGTAAGAGTGATAGATGAGCACAAAAAACAGGCTGAAGGGAAGGATGGAATGATTGgataaaagaatttgggaggggaaCCTGGAAGAGGAACAgtcagggggtgggggtggaggtggaaagACCAAGGGTGTGAtcatctgtcttttctttgtacAGCTGGGGTGTCATGGAGGCTTAGATCCTAGAAACTGAGTGGGTTGAAGAACCAAGTAGTTAGGTAGGATCATGTATGAAGTTTCCAAGTATGAGAAGAGATggatgggaaggggagaaagacagTCAACCAGGTCCAGAACTCATTGAGTGGAACAGTCCTGGGGATTGAGAGCTCCAGTGGCAAGGTGGAATGCCTTATTGAGAGGCCTGCCTGGCCTTGACAGACCTCAGAATGAAGGCTCCTAAGGGGTCAGAGAAGAGAGATTTCTGCCAGTCCTAAACTAAGGGTCCTTGCACTCGCTGAAAGAACTTAGCAGGACTCCAAGTTCAAAAAGTACAGTGCcagtgaagggaaagggaataaatatttattcattaatgGGGAAATGCAATCGGGATTAACtcacttgcctggggtcacacagttgataagtatcagagctcaaatttgaactcaggtcttcctgactccaggttgggcactctatccattgtgccacctagtttccccAGAATAAGCACATATTATGCATCTacttgtgccaagcactgtactaagggcTTTACATATGTGAACTCATTTGATTTTTCCCAGTCACtttgggaggttggtgctattatcatccccgttTTAtagaacccagggtcacatagctagtaaatttctgaggctggatttgaaatcaggtcttcagGTCCAGTACTGTACCTATTTTAATCAGATGCCTCCTGCAGGTGATGAAAGACCATTAAAGGGGAAATCTGGGCTAGTCAAAGCACTGTGGCATGTGGGGAACAGGCCCAGCTGAGCAGTGGAGTAACTTGTCTATACCCTACGCCACTGAACTTCCTGACAACTCTGGAGAAAGATAGAAAGTTGAGACCCTTCCATTTCAGCACTGTGAGTGGCCGTGGCCAGCTCGGGTCCTTGGGCATCGCTGCCATAGCACTTCAGGTTTGTACTCCAACCTTCCCTTGAGGGCCACGTTTTTGTGGGAATGTTTTGTAACTACTGTCCTTGCTACAATGTTTCATTTAAGTATCTTTGCTGAAGAGGTTAAAAGGAGATacttgtaaagccctttgcagaCCTTCACTTGCAGGCTGGGTGTGGGGGCTCGGGAATGAGTGTTTTCACACAACAGCCGCCCCCAGCATCACCCCCAGAGCCCTGGTTTAGTAGTAACTGCTCCTCTGAGATGCAACAATTCAGTTCGGGAAGCTATAGGGGAGGGAGCCCAGAGTGATGTCACGGTTGTGATTGACAGCTCTCTTAATTAACAGCATGGTTACTATTAAGattattaatataatgaaaagcACCCCAAGGCCGTGAGCTGTGACTATAATGAGAGGCTCCTGCCTTGGAAGCATCAGCACTTGCAGCAGCCCAGGGCCGCAGGGACCTCTCCCACTCCTTCGGAAAGAGTTAACTCCTGGAGAGGCCTGGGGCCTGGCGGCCATCTTGGGTAGGGGCGGAAGTCGGTTACTCTAGGTCTGAAGTAAAGGAAACTGGTCCAGGCCCCTCGGGAATCACCGAGGGATTCGGCCTGGACCGGGTTTGGGGGCAGGGACAAGGTTGCAGGCGGGGGTTGGTTGAAAAGGAGCGGGCTTCCGAGGCTAGCGGTGAGGCCGCCACCTTGTCTCCATGGCGACGGTCGCTCCTGCCCTGGGCGCCCTCCAGTCAGCAACGCTGCGCGAAGCCATTCCCGGACGTGGCTACGCCAGCGGCGGCGCGCGAGTTCCCAGGGCCCTCTTCTCAACCCGGGGCCGGGGCGGGGCGTTGAGCACTTTGCGTAGCGCTGGGCGCAGCGCATGCGCACCGGCTTCCAGAGGCGGAGGCAGAGGTGGCTGCGGAGGCGGAGCCGGGGAGCCGGGAGCCTGGGGGCCGGGTAGCCGGGGAGCCGAAGCCCGGTCCCGGCGAGCGGCGCCGGCTCCCCTGGAGCACAGAGGATCGCGGCGGGCTCCGGCCCGGCCTGGAGCCCGGGGAGGCCCAGGGGCCTGGGCCCTGCGGGACGGGGCCGCGCCGTGACGTGATAGGGCCCCGGAGGGAGGGCCTGGGGCTGCGGGGAGGCTTGGAGCTCGGGACAGAGCCCCTGGACCCACCCAGAGAGACCCCAGCGCGAGCGGAACGAGGAGAGCCCGGGGGCACGAGCTGGAGAGGCCCTCAGACTCCATCCCCAGGGCCGCTGGCGAGAGCCCCCCACCCCGATCCTCCACATTCACGGGGAGGGGGCTGCCCTCCGACCCCCGGCCGAGTCTTTGGCAGAGATACGCCTCAGAACACTGTAGACCTTGTCTTAGCTTGGGGTGACCTCCAGACCCCCGTATACCCTGGAGGAGACCTCTGGGAGTCAGTGACAGACCCGCCCCCttatctccccccaccctgctcccAAGGGCAGAGAGGCCCTATAATTGTAGAGGGGCTCACCCTACTGGGGGGGTGAGACCCCAGAgccaggagagaaagagagatcccCGAGACTAGAgaagggaggtgaggagggaaggcaagAGGGAGGAAGACCCTCCCACCACTCAGACCAGAACCTCAGTCTCAGCGGGCAGTGGGAAAGCCAGCGCTGACCAGCCGggacttccctctccctcccgTGCCCCCCTGCCTTCACTTTCCTCCCAGGCCCCATCCCGAGCTTCACCCTTCatctggaaggaaggagaagctgATTTGGGGGAGCAGGAGCAGCCTGAgccctgtccccttcccccagacCCAACTTTTTTAAGCTCCATCAGTCTTCCCAGGCCTCCAATGTCTGGCATGGAGGGCAACCTGTCCGGGTTGGTGCCTGCTGCAGGGCTGGTGCCTGCGCTGCCACCGGCAGTGACTCTGGGGCTGACTGCTGCCTACACTACGCTGTATGGCCTGCTCTTCCTCTCGGTCTATGCGCAGCTCTGGCTGGTACTGTTCTATGGACACAAACGACTCAGCTACCAGACAGTGTTTCTGGCCCTGTGCCTGCTCTGGGCTGCCCTGCGCaccaccctcttctccttctacttcaGAGACACAGCCCGAGCCAACCGCCTGGGCCCCCTCCCCTTCTGGTTGCTCTACTGCTGCCCTGTCTGTCTCCAGTTCTTCACCCTCACGCTGATGAACCTCTACTTTGCCCAGGTAACAGCACCCAGGGATCAGGggcaggagaagggggaaggcagGTGACCTGTCCTGTGAGCGCTGTGGCCCCCACTGTGGCTGTGGCTCCAGGGTCCTGTGGCCACAACTGTCATTTACACTTCCCGTCTCTGGCCTAGGTGGTGTTCAAGGCAAAGACAAAGCAGCGCCCAGAGATGAGCCGGGGCCTGTAAGTATCCCTGTGGGAGGTGCAAGAGTGGGTGGGTCAGCATGATGGCTCAGACACAGGGGCTCCATCAGGGCAGCTTCATCACTTGCAGAGGTAGTGCCCACCTGGTGTTTTCCTTGGTCCTTGCTGCCTCCCATGGGGCTGAGGCCTGTCCCCAGAGGCTTGGCCACTGCAGCTCATGAAGCTGCTCCATTCTGAAGGGTAGGGATACTCACACAGGTGACATGACATGGGGAGCTGGGGAGGGGACTGACCAGTGCCTGTGGGCCCTAGGCTGGCTGTTCGGGGGGCGTTCATTGGGGCCTCGCTGCTCTTCCTGCTGGTGAACGTGTTGTGTGCCATGCTGTCCCGTCGGCACCGGACGCAGCCCTGGGCCCTGCTACTGGTGCGAGTGCTGGTGAGCGATTCGCTCTTTGTGATCTGTGCCCTCTCTTTGGCTGCCTGCCTCTGCCTGGTGGCCCGGCGTGCCCCCTCTACCAGCATCTACCTGGAAGCCAAGGTAGGGGCTTGGCTCATGGGCAGAAGCCCATCTGAGCTGACAGGGGGCTGGGCCAGACCTGGGAAGCCAGACTTAAGTAATCACTTTTCTCTATGTATTCAGGGGACCAGTGTGTGCCAGGCTGCAGCCATGGGTGGGGCCATGGTTTTGCTCTATGCCAGTCGGGCCTGCTACAATCTAGCAGCCCTGGCGCTGGCCCCCCATAGCCGGCTGGACTCCTTTGATTATGACTGGTACAATGTCTCTGACCAGGTGGGTCCTTGTTCTCTGAGCCTCACCCTTGACAGGCATCCCTGggctcctctttcctctccctggcATCGTctgccttctaggttcttggttCACTACAggccctttcccctccccctcccttggCAGGCTGACCTGGTAAATGACCTAGGGGACAAGGGTTACCTGGTCTTCGGCCTCATCCTCTTTGTGTGGGAGCTGCTGCCCACCACCCTGCTTGTTGGCTTCTTTCGGGTGCACCGGCCCCTGCAGGACCTGGTAAGCTCCTCCCTGGTGAGGGCCCAAGGGAcccaatgggggtggggagagcttGCATGGAAGCACTAATCTCCTTTGGCCTCGTCCTGAAGAGCACCAGCCGGACCATTGGTGGGCAGGTCTTCAGTTCTCGATCCTACTTCTTTGACCGGGCTGGACATTGTGAAGATGAGGGAGGCCCCTGGGAGCACAACCAGGGAGAGAGCACCAGGTACAAGGTGCTGTGGAGATTGCAGTGGCTGCTGGGACCTTGTCTGGGGGGAGATAGGGTAGGATATCCTTGTCTGTGGGGACCTCAGGGCTTGTCACACCCCATCCTTTGGGGGCACTGCCACCTCCGATCTCCCTCCTTTGGCAGTCATTGCAATCCTGCCCACTGCCCCTTGCTCTTTCACCTTGGGGCACCTCTGGCCGGCTGCCTGAGGAACTTCAAGTCCCGTCTTGCTTTGCTTTCTAGCCCAGTGCTTGTTGAGGCCTGTGTGTTCAGTCCCCCCGTCTCTCCCTGCAGCCTGTCGGGGAGCCTGGGGGCTGGCAGCTGGTACGGTGCTATTGGGCGGGAGCCCGGCTGGTGTGGGGGCAGCCAGAGCCGAAGCACACCACTCCTCTTCTCCCAGGTGGCTGGGCCTGCTGGTCACCATCACCACAGCCTCTACTCCACCCCACAGACATGAGCTCCCTTCTTCCTGGGGCTTCTCCTCCTTCTGATggcccccttccccccactgccCTGTCTCTGCCCAGTTTGCAGCTTCTAGGGCTGGGTCCAGCCCCTCAGCAGCTAGCTCTTGGTAGTGAGCTGCTGCCTCCTGCTGGGGGGGCGGGGTACCATCCACCACATGGAGCCTGCTTCCTCTCTTGTGCCTGCTGCTCAATAAATAGTGCCCATGCCCCTCCTGGAGCCATGGTCTGGTGCTTGTGCCCTCTCACCTTGGACTTGACTTCCAGGCCCTGACTCTGATCCagcccagaaaagggggaggggggttaAAGGCACAAAGGCAGGAGCTAGCAAAGCTGAGCTTGGAACCTGGCATCCACCCTGACCTCAAAGCCGGGGTGTCCCCCAACCCAGCCTCCAACTATTCCCTCTTATCTTTGGAACAAGGGCCTGTTGTGGAGGAGGGTCAGTGGATCCTTCTCTGTCTTGACTTCTGAGAATTTGGAGGGACCAGGAGTAAGGACGGTCAAAGGCAGGAAGTGGGCAGG
The DNA window shown above is from Notamacropus eugenii isolate mMacEug1 chromosome 2, mMacEug1.pri_v2, whole genome shotgun sequence and carries:
- the GPR137 gene encoding integral membrane protein GPR137 isoform X1 → MSGMEGNLSGLVPAAGLVPALPPAVTLGLTAAYTTLYGLLFLSVYAQLWLVLFYGHKRLSYQTVFLALCLLWAALRTTLFSFYFRDTARANRLGPLPFWLLYCCPVCLQFFTLTLMNLYFAQVVFKAKTKQRPEMSRGLLAVRGAFIGASLLFLLVNVLCAMLSRRHRTQPWALLLVRVLVSDSLFVICALSLAACLCLVARRAPSTSIYLEAKGTSVCQAAAMGGAMVLLYASRACYNLAALALAPHSRLDSFDYDWYNVSDQADLVNDLGDKGYLVFGLILFVWELLPTTLLVGFFRVHRPLQDLSTSRTIGGQVFSSRSYFFDRAGHCEDEGGPWEHNQGESTSPVLVEACVFSPPVSPCSLSGSLGAGSWYGAIGREPGWCGGSQSRSTPLLFSQVAGPAGHHHHSLYSTPQT
- the GPR137 gene encoding integral membrane protein GPR137 isoform X4; translation: MSGMEGNLSGLVPAAGLVPALPPAVTLGLTAAYTTLYGLLFLSVYAQLWLVLFYGHKRLSYQTVFLALCLLWAALRTTLFSFYFRDTARANRLGPLPFWLLYCCPVCLQFFTLTLMNLYFAQVVFKAKTKQRPEMSRGLLAVRGAFIGASLLFLLVNVLCAMLSRRHRTQPWALLLVRVLVSDSLFVICALSLAACLCLVARRAPSTSIYLEAKGTSVCQAAAMGGAMVLLYASRACYNLAALALAPHSRLDSFDYDWYNVSDQADLVNDLGDKGYLVFGLILFVWELLPTTLLVGFFRVHRPLQDLSTSRTIGGQVFSSRSYFFDRAGHCEDEGGPWEHNQGESTRYKVLWRLQWLLGPCLGGDRPSAC
- the GPR137 gene encoding integral membrane protein GPR137 isoform X5, whose product is MSGMEGNLSGLVPAAGLVPALPPAVTLGLTAAYTTLYGLLFLSVYAQLWLVLFYGHKRLSYQTVFLALCLLWAALRTTLFSFYFRDTARANRLGPLPFWLLYCCPVCLQFFTLTLMNLYFAQVVFKAKTKQRPEMSRGLLAVRGAFIGASLLFLLVNVLCAMLSRRHRTQPWALLLVRVLVSDSLFVICALSLAACLCLVARRAPSTSIYLEAKGTSVCQAAAMGGAMVLLYASRACYNLAALALAPHSRLDSFDYDWYNVSDQADLVNDLGDKGYLVFGLILFVWELLPTTLLVGFFRVHRPLQDLSTSRTIGGQVFSSRSYFFDRAGHCEDEGGPWEHNQGESTRYKPSAC
- the GPR137 gene encoding integral membrane protein GPR137 isoform X2, which gives rise to MSGMEGNLSGLVPAAGLVPALPPAVTLGLTAAYTTLYGLLFLSVYAQLWLVLFYGHKRLSYQTVFLALCLLWAALRTTLFSFYFRDTARANRLGPLPFWLLYCCPVCLQFFTLTLMNLYFAQVVFKAKTKQRPEMSRGLLAVRGAFIGASLLFLLVNVLCAMLSRRHRTQPWALLLVRVLVSDSLFVICALSLAACLCLVARRAPSTSIYLEAKGTSVCQAAAMGGAMVLLYASRACYNLAALALAPHSRLDSFDYDWYNVSDQADLVNDLGDKGYLVFGLILFVWELLPTTLLVGFFRVHRPLQDLSTSRTIGGQVFSSRSYFFDRAGHCEDEGGPWEHNQGESTSLSGSLGAGSWYGAIGREPGWCGGSQSRSTPLLFSQVAGPAGHHHHSLYSTPQT
- the GPR137 gene encoding integral membrane protein GPR137 isoform X3; translated protein: MSGMEGNLSGLVPAAGLVPALPPAVTLGLTAAYTTLYGLLFLSVYAQLWLVLFYGHKRLSYQTVFLALCLLWAALRTTLFSFYFRDTARANRLGPLPFWLLYCCPVCLQFFTLTLMNLYFAQVVFKAKTKQRPEMSRGLLAVRGAFIGASLLFLLVNVLCAMLSRRHRTQPWALLLVRVLVSDSLFVICALSLAACLCLVARRAPSTSIYLEAKGTSVCQAAAMGGAMVLLYASRACYNLAALALAPHSRLDSFDYDWYNVSDQADLVNDLGDKGYLVFGLILFVWELLPTTLLVGFFRVHRPLQDLSTSRTIGGQVFSSRSYFFDRAGHCEDEGGPWEHNQGESTRYKPVGEPGGWQLVRCYWAGARLVWGQPEPKHTTPLLPGGWACWSPSPQPLLHPTDMSSLLPGASPPSDGPLPPTALSLPSLQLLGLGPAPQQLALGSELLPPAGGAGYHPPHGACFLSCACCSINSAHAPPGAMVWCLCPLTLDLTSRP